The Coprobacter tertius genome has a window encoding:
- a CDS encoding beta-ketoacyl-ACP synthase III — MQNAVITGVASYVPDYVLTNEELSQMVDTNDEWITTRVGIKERRILKGEGMGSSELGYRAVNELLEKTRTKADDIELVICATSNPDYRFPSTASIIAEKSGLKHCFGYDIQAACAGFIVALQAGAAYVKSGLYKKVIVLAAEKMSSMTNYTDRSTCPLFGDAAAAVLLEPTDEDTGVIDAVFRTDGIGLPHLIMKAGGSAYPATHESIDNMEHYVYQEGRAVYKHAVSDMLEASLEVMKRNNLDVNTLDWFIPHQANARIIEAIAGRIEIDPKKVVINIEKYGNTSAASIPLCLSEWEDKFKKGDNLVLAAFGAGFTWGAVFLKWGYNKK, encoded by the coding sequence ATGCAAAATGCAGTTATTACAGGGGTGGCTTCTTACGTTCCCGACTATGTGCTGACCAACGAGGAGTTGTCGCAAATGGTCGATACCAACGATGAATGGATCACCACACGTGTTGGAATTAAAGAACGACGCATACTTAAAGGCGAAGGAATGGGTTCTTCGGAATTGGGGTATCGCGCCGTGAACGAACTTTTAGAAAAAACCCGCACAAAAGCCGACGATATCGAACTGGTCATTTGTGCAACTTCGAACCCGGATTACCGCTTTCCGTCGACAGCCTCTATTATTGCCGAAAAATCAGGATTGAAACACTGTTTCGGTTATGACATCCAGGCTGCTTGCGCAGGATTTATCGTAGCCCTTCAGGCAGGCGCAGCGTATGTAAAAAGCGGTCTTTACAAAAAAGTCATCGTTTTGGCAGCCGAAAAGATGTCATCGATGACCAATTACACCGATCGCTCGACCTGCCCGCTTTTCGGGGATGCAGCAGCAGCCGTGTTGCTGGAACCGACCGACGAAGATACAGGCGTAATCGACGCGGTCTTTCGTACCGACGGAATAGGGCTCCCTCATCTTATCATGAAGGCCGGAGGTTCGGCATATCCCGCTACGCACGAAAGCATCGACAATATGGAGCACTATGTGTATCAGGAAGGTCGTGCCGTTTATAAGCATGCGGTTTCAGACATGCTTGAAGCATCGCTCGAAGTGATGAAACGTAATAATCTCGATGTAAATACATTAGATTGGTTTATACCTCATCAGGCCAATGCGAGAATTATCGAAGCCATCGCCGGACGTATAGAAATCGATCCTAAAAAAGTCGTTATTAACATCGAAAAATACGGAAATACAAGCGCGGCTTCTATTCCCCTTTGTCTTTCAGAATGGGAAGATAAATTCAAAAAAGGCGACAACCTCGTTCTGGCAGCTTTCGGAGCCGGATTTACTTGGGGTGCAGTTTTCCTGAAATGGGGATACAATAAAAAATAA
- the rpmF gene encoding 50S ribosomal protein L32 has product MAHPKRKQSKTRTAKRRTHDKAVAPTMAICPNCGAWHIYHTVCGTCGYYRGKLAIEKEAAV; this is encoded by the coding sequence ATGGCACATCCTAAAAGAAAACAATCGAAGACAAGAACAGCCAAAAGAAGAACTCACGACAAGGCTGTAGCTCCTACTATGGCAATCTGCCCGAATTGTGGAGCATGGCATATTTACCATACTGTTTGTGGCACATGCGGTTACTACAGAGGTAAATTAGCAATCGAAAAAGAAGCTGCTGTTTAA
- a CDS encoding YceD family protein, translating to MGKFDLYKIPLKSLSEGTQKYEYQLDDQFFRNIDSPEVQKGKVNVILTVKKSVNTFELNFEIEGVIQIPCDRCLDYMDQPVSTHERIFVKFGKEYSEENDDIVIIPETEGEINVAWFLYEFIALTIPLKHVHPAGKCNKTMSSKLKKHTTRSVDDEEDEEVGDSLFEEGEEDIPDDDKTDPRWDELKKLIDNN from the coding sequence GTGGGAAAATTTGATTTATATAAAATTCCGCTAAAGAGCCTTTCGGAAGGTACTCAAAAATATGAATACCAACTCGATGATCAGTTCTTCAGGAATATAGATAGTCCTGAAGTACAAAAAGGCAAAGTAAATGTTATATTGACGGTAAAAAAATCGGTCAACACATTCGAGTTGAATTTCGAGATCGAAGGGGTAATACAGATCCCCTGTGACCGATGTCTCGACTATATGGATCAACCGGTTTCCACTCATGAACGCATATTCGTGAAATTCGGGAAAGAATACAGTGAAGAAAATGACGATATCGTCATCATACCCGAAACAGAAGGTGAAATAAACGTCGCGTGGTTTTTGTATGAGTTTATTGCGCTCACTATACCTCTGAAGCATGTTCATCCGGCCGGAAAATGTAACAAGACAATGAGTTCGAAACTCAAAAAACACACTACCCGAAGCGTCGATGACGAAGAAGACGAGGAAGTCGGAGACTCTCTTTTCGAAGAGGGAGAAGAAGATATTCCCGACGATGATAAAACAGACCCGCGATGGGACGAACTCAAAAAATTAATAGATAATAATTAA